Proteins from a genomic interval of Pristis pectinata isolate sPriPec2 chromosome 9, sPriPec2.1.pri, whole genome shotgun sequence:
- the seh1l gene encoding LOW QUALITY PROTEIN: nucleoporin SEH1 (The sequence of the model RefSeq protein was modified relative to this genomic sequence to represent the inferred CDS: inserted 2 bases in 2 codons; deleted 2 bases in 1 codon; substituted 2 bases at 2 genomic stop codons), with protein sequence MFVARSIAADHKDLIHDVSFDFHGRRMATCSSDQSVKVWDKGETEEWHCTASWKTHSGSVWRVTWAHPEFGQVLASCSFDRTAAVCGRRXWESSNDKLRGQSHWVKRTTLVDSRTSVTDVKFAPKHMGLVLATCSADGVVRIYEAPDVMNLSQWSLQHEISCKLSCSCISWNPSSSRSHPPMIAVGSDDSSTNIGGKVQIYEYNENTRKYAKAETLITVTDPVHDIAFAPNLGRSFHILAVANKDVRIFTLKPLRKELSSSGGPXKFEIQTVAQFDNHNSQVXRVSWNITGTVLASSGDDGCVRLWKANYMDTWKCTGILKGDGSPVNGALNQSMGILNPSAVLSNSSLQNAFNGTSCRREVGXRSFFPTPDHARAGSRWSTYAQLPLPPLPPMAEQSCDADTTHLQYRNSQSRYSNRSLNSLVENEGVQ encoded by the exons GTATGGGACAAAGGTGAAACTGAAGAATGGCACTGCACAGCTAGCTGGAAG ACACACAGTGGATCAGTATGGAGAGTGACGTGGGCCCATCCTGAGTTTGGCCAGGTGCTGGCTTCTTGCTCATTTGATCGGACTGCAGCCGTGTGTGGGAGGAGATAGTGGGAGAGTTCTAACGACAAACTGCGGGGTCAGAGTCATTG g GTGAAGAGGACTACACTGGTGGACAGCAGAACCTCAGTGACGGATGTGAAATTTGCCCCAAAACACATGGGCTTGGTTCTAGCCACCTGTTCTGCAGATGGTGTTGTGCGGATATACGAGGCGCCAGATGTCATGAACCTCAGTCAGTGGTCCTTACAGCATGAGATCTCATGCAAATTGAGCTGCAGCTGCATTTCCTGGAACCCCTCCAG TTCCCGTTCTCATCCCCCTATGATAGCAGTGGGAAGTGACGACAGCAGCACAAACATAGGTGGCAAGGTTCAAATTTATGAATACAATGAAAACACCAG gaaaTATGCAAAAGCAGAAACCTTAATTACAGTTACCGATCCTGTGCATGATATTGCTTTTGCTCCAAACCTTGGAAGGTCATTCCATATTCTTGCAGTAGCAAATAAAGATGTTCGAATTTTCACACTAAAACCGTTAAG GAAAGAATTGAGTAGTTCTGGAGGTC GCAAATTTGAAATTCAGACAGTGGCACAGTTTGATAATCACAATTCGCAGG TGCGTGTGAGCTGGAACATCACTGGTACGGTCTTGGCGTCCTCTGGAGATGATGGATGTgtcagattatggaaag CTAACTATATGGATACTTGGAAATGTACAGGCATATTGAAAGGAGATGGAAGTCCCGTAAATGGTGCCTTAAACCAA TCAATGGGAATTCTTAATCCTTCTGCAGTATTAAGCAATTCATCCTTACAGAATGCATTTAATGGAACATCCTGCCGGAGGGAGGTAGGTTGAAG GTCTTTCTTTCCCACTCCGGACCATGCTCGTGCTGGATCGAGATGGTCCACTTATGCCcagcttcctcttcctcctcttcctcctatgGCAGAACAGTCTTGTGATGCTGACACAACCCACCTTCAGTATCGTAACTCTCAAAGTCGATACTCCAACAGGTCTCTTAATTCCTTGGTTGAGAATGAGGGGGTGCAATAA